The segment ctttaaacttattttcggttttttaaaaaaataatactgtaatattgttttaaaaaatggcaataaataaaaagagagaaaaaattgcatataaacttATGCTTTGCTGTTTTTATGACTTTCTCTTATCAAAAaggtaagaaataatttatcaaaatttattatgaaatatgatttatttattaattcgcTTTTGATATTAATGATGGACATTAATGggcttcataaaaatatttttgaaatttaattagaagctaatctaaaattttaaaggaaattaatattacaataattcgATTGAAAGTTAATGTATTCCGTGAGTTTGTcgcaaatataataattcaagtaAGTAAGTGGAGTAGCTCTACTACTCTCTTGCtgattaataactaattattaataaagattaataataattaataactaatgtTTTACCTTGTTGAAATGCACACCTTCTACTTTGGCGAATTGCCACTGTTGGCATCTTTGGCGATATGATGGgcatactaaaataaatttcaattattaaataaaaatccatttttcagtGCTAACTTTAGGAAATAATCCATAAAATTTATGACTTTCTTACAGATTTCATATCATATTAGGTAAATGAGAGATACCTAatcattagaagaaaaaaagaaagacaactATTTTACCCTGactacatacatatatatatatatatatatctatatatatgtatgtatgtatacatatatatacatacatacatatatatatgtacttaTATCTCTTCATCtaatttaagctttaattaatttccaaatttttatcttaatttagcttataacaacttcattctaaaatgttctcttatttcctgatccttcctttttatttaattattactacacgcgctctataaaactggtGGTCtcaatatttcagcattttttcacGCGTTGAGTGAAGGCATAAATttcgtgtgactatttaagccaaatttttgcgcagtagcttctgagggcaaagaccCTTgtgcacccgagggcagaagtctgacttctagttcaaatgaagaaagcacacacacacactcgcttgcacaacccctttttacatgggagttcattcacgcacctcacagagagaacacaaggaccAGGACACGAAcgcggaacgcctagatcacggggaagacgcgctacccctaagccaggacgccggccttaATGCTTATCACATTCTTTTAAGGacacctaaatttccctttcttaAGACTACATGTGGCAACGAAATCCCTAtgaaaatctcataataaaatgatgaaaaaagaaaaaatgttgatctcttctgctcttgtatcgcaatgtaaacggacgtcagttttatcatcgcttcttatatataaaaggcctccagtataaaataaatgcaagttataaaaatttcttttatttagccACGCAActgttaaataatgttttcacacacacacacacacacacacacacacacacacacacacacacacacacacacacacacacacacacacacacacacacacacacacacacacacacacacacacataacatTATTTAATAGTTGCGTGAATCTGAGTTATGAATTTAATTCCGACAATTGTTTCAGAGACATGGACGATGAATAAAATGGCTTGAACCAGAGATCCATGCTTATTTTCAGGTAAACtgatgatatttcaatttttactttctttgtaaagcaattcaagaaaagaaattgaaatttttgaaatcgtcaaaaaatttccgatccattatcttttaatttcactAAGACCGAAACAACCATATTTGAAATCGTGCCTTTTTGACTGTCAGCAGAGAAATTAAAGACataaaacaaatgatttaaatcgagatatttaaatacttaagtaCGACGGCCCTCGGGGCTAATTTGGCGAACACCTTAAAATTATAACAAGCGCCATTATATATAATGGAGCTTGGTATAATTGGCGATATATTTCTGTTAATTGGCTATTGAATTTGGGGGCCGCTATAGTATGTAAGTACcgatatttatatcaaaattgtggatctacatcaaattttatacagaattcgTCAATGGAAAGTCTGTCTGTCGGTTCGtgtatataataattcaaaaccgcAACGATCCAGATGAATAAAATCAACCATATACAATACATAACAGAGTATCCTTCCGTACTATTctgcctagttttcttttatcgcaaTTAAATAAGGAAGGCAAGGTGTTGCAGAGGCAGTcatctattaaaaactttttcaaaaattaaaaactataagttttgactcttatcttagggttaacTTTTCacatctgtgtaatcatttatcagtgaaaaatcaaatcagtttgagtcagttttcttaagaattaggtcTACGATTTACTTTAATaccttttgtttatatttcctgcatttaagttaagCATTACAGAATGTAATGCTTAACTTAAATgcacttactttttctctaaaaaattacaaaaacgtGCAGTGCAGATTATAAACATACATAAACTGCCATTACAGACTACTTTAAATTCGACACGTTAACACCAAAATATGTCAAAGactatcaaaatatttgctttttttgctgtttcgtttttgaaatttaaaactaaacaacatttttgtttcagataaatgatctaatattatatatgaaaaaattggaagaaatggATAAGAAAAGGAGAACTCCTAAATTGGATGAAATGGATAGTAACGAGTTGAAATTTGCTATAAATGCATTAAGAGACCTTATAAAAGAGTCTGCTTCTTCAAAgcaaaggaaaatttttgaagatatacaAAAAACATTAGAAAAGGCCATTGAGAAAGAGCGAAGGTTAAACGCAAAATGCCTGAGATTGCAATCAGAGATTGCCGCCAATACGTCTAAAATAAAAGCTGCGATACAGCTATCAGAAGAAGATAAAAACACCATTGATACTTTGAAAGAAGAACTGGAAAAGGCTTGGAATATTGCAGATGAACTGAGAATGGAGCGATGCAAAAATATGGACTCTGATCGCTTTTCAGAGAGCGATAGGCATTCGCATAGAGATTCTATGTACGGCAGCACACTTAGCTTGCAAAAAACGCGACAAGATATGGAGGATGCCAAGAAAAAGTGGACATCAGAGAAGAAATCGTTGCAGAACGAAATAGAAATTCAGAGAAAAGCATCACAAAACCTCAAAGCTGAAATAAAACAACTTCAGCAACAAATAAAGAACATGGATTCAATCTTGAGCAAAAAGAATGAGGAGATCAAACAATTGGAGACAAATTTCAAGGTCATAGAAGAAATGAATGAGGACAAAGAATTAGGTAAAGGTGATCAAGCTgctattattaatgaaatagaaaaaagtcGGTTACAGATTTTTGAACTTGAAGAAGAACTCACCAAAAAAGAGAGGGTGATTGAAGAATTGATGAAAGAAAATGAGCTGAAAACTGCTGAAGTTGAACAGATGGAGAAAGAAATTCTCGAAACAAGGAACAATCGTTCCCTTGCCGAAAATATCGATACTGAAAAAAACCTATCAGAgattaaacagaaaaagaaagttaagaaTGGATGCGAAAGCAAAAACCATAGAAATCTTGagaaacagataaatgaattatgcataaaagaaaatgaaatggcattgaaattaaaacttttagaatttagCTTATGTGAAAAAACGAGCTTGCTTTCTACTATACAAAACGACAATTCCATGCTAAAAATAGCCTTTcataaagagaaagaattgtGTAATGCTTTTTCAGAACAatgcaaaacattaaaagaagAAGCAAACAAAAACATGAAAACATTGGAAGAATTGGAAAAAGTGAGAAATAGACATGTTTCCGTCATTggaaaattagaaaaggaaaattgTAAGCTTGAAAAGGAACTTGCAACAGTAGAGCATTGCAAATATccggaaaaaataaagaatctcgAGAATAATCTTGCGACCATAAAAAAAGAACTTGAAGAAAGAGAAAACcgtttaaaagaaacaaatgaagaaatttccaaaattagaaCAGAAaccaaagaattttcaaaacatctGACAGATACTTTGAACATCATCAAATCAATTCATACTAGTTGTGACGTATTTAGAGAAACGAACTTCGAATTCTGCGatggtaaaatattttcactcaaaaaCAACATTCATTGGCTTATTTTAGATTTGAAAGAGAAGATAAAAGACCTTGTTGAAAGCTACAAAGAAATAACGATGCAAAAATATAAACTGGCCGATGAAGTCGAATCCTTAAAAAGTGAGAGGCAtccaagaaaagaaaaagaatcgaaATGGACTGAAACTGAGGATATTTATTTTGACGAAGAACAAAGCAATAACGAAAGAGCCGGAACTTTATCGGACGATGAGATGTCTGACGTGAACATTACAGTTCTTGAAACAGATCTGGAATTCaaagaaattgataaagaaattgaGAAATCAAATGAAGAAGCAGGGTTTCAAGAATATGAACATTACTTATCTTTAATAAAACCAGAAACAATTTCttcagatttagaaataaattctttccattctgcttcagaaaataagtttttaaaagaaaatttgtgtaatttatCCGTTCCACCTCATGAGGAAAGAAAATCTTCAACTGGGACAGTATCACTAGAGATGCCAATAGAAGAGAATTCAGATGGAAATTCCAAATCTCGGAAAGCTATAGATGTACATTCTATACAAAAGGCAATTAAAAGGGGCGCATCAATATCTGATGTTGCCACATCTCATGATTTGGTAAAGTACAGAAACCAGTTACgtatgaaacaaaagaaaatggacATCATGAGAAAGGAACTGGAAAGCAGTACTTCAAGTTTCGGAACAAATAGTGCTATTTATCAAAAGGATAGTGGTAGAAGATTTACAACCGCTgtatcagtgaaaaaattgaaatttggaaagaaagaaataaaataattagagttTTGCATTATATAAACTAAATCATTAGAAGAAAATGGTATTatgaataaaacttaaattaaaaaaaaaaagtgttatctcttgaattatcaaacattttcgtCTGACTAATTTTcagttattcatttaatttttcccaCTTTACGGAAAACACACACAACACACTAAATTTAAGCTCTTAAGGCAGGCAATACACTACATCTTAAAAATTACGATGTTCAAACAGCTTCAATTACGGTGAATCTCAAAACTGCCAATGgttgaaaattcatcaaattagtttttttaactgttttttcgGAGGGGGGGGGAAGGAAAGATGgacattcctttttaaaattatgtgctaCTGGAAACATATTTTAGACCAATTAATTTAGAATCTTGATCAACTAACTGCATCTGAATAGATACAAAGAATCCAgcttttgcattataaataagtcagaatttttattatcatgccctcatttaagttttcaattaataagaGACAGATCATTACGAATTCAAGTTAAATTTCTAATGTTAGTTGTCATTCGCCATTTAAAATGCGATATTAAATACCATTAATTAGTTCGTTTAATTAGTTAAGAATGGGGGGAAATGTACACAATATGGGTCATTTCGCGCTGAGCTTCGTAGTATAGTGAAGAGGATCGAATACCCGTTCAGGTCTGCATTCATTGGTcgattagattcaaaatttggataatatctacaattttggtgtcaaaataacatattgtttcatttatttgttcCTTTTCTGCATTGCTGCATTCAAAATAGACTCGGGCCAATGAATGCAGGACTATTAGACTTCGGCCAATAGACTATTGACATTTTGAcggattttatccaaaattgGATCTACATATCTGAATTCTGcagacaataaaaaatttcatctatctagttcagtatatttttgaactatcgcgtttacagAAAGACGAGCATAGTTccaaaaaatgaagttttagaaTTCGAAAAGTTGTAAAATgtggaatttaattaatatctcgAAGCCCCCCTccttatatgaagaaaaatattgcaattataataaaatctccACCcgagattttgtcaaatttttaccCTTCAGATCTCTCCCGAGtcaggaaaatacattttttgaatcatGTCTATTGGAATGGAGGAAATTTGTCTCACggattttataacaaattttgaatgaaatccatatgAAGTTTATTTTTCCGAGCATCAGCGAATACAATAACCACAAAATGTGaagagctaaatgaataaaatttggtacggcAGATTTCTAATCTCCTCTAAGCAAGATCATCTAAAATGTCAATTCGTATCAAACTTGAAACCAAACATGTTAAGGGGATTAACCATCTGTTGGCTtgcactttcgcatgcatatTGTTACGGAGCTTCCACTAAATCTGTAAAGTcaccgggttcgcttgtagtggatGTATAGTGTGAAAACAATAACGAATACCGAATAACAATGACGAATACGACTTATATTAAACCCGATAACAAGAATATAGTACAAAAAACAAATATACAGCACAGACGATCacaggcaacacacagcagcacactacaacaaacagtagcacataagtagtaatcggtagtaagcaaccacagcacacaaaacgagccagacagaattcagcaggaggaagGAATCTGCGTAGCTATTCTCTACAGTCTCTCCAAAcacctgcaattctccactgtctcctcgctttagcttgtatccaactgccgactttCTACTACACGATTGGCTACTCCTCACATAACCTACgttgcttctacaataaacatcAGGACTctgcacacagctcaattcagcaaccgcttgagctccacacaatgcTCGTGTTTCATTAGATTGATCCAACTATTCGCCGTTGATTCTTTCCATGATTCACAATtgactgcagcttgagactgccggtcTTTGATAATTCCTGGAgtcgggcagagaaggttctggaacaatcaggtatatatcggttcctattggctcaatcgctaaaattctggaattttccagcattatctattttgtcgccaagccaGGGGTCACTaattcggcatccgatcagcatccagcAGAATTGATCATAAAACAGTCTTCCCAGTGATTTAACTAACCGCGCTGGGatgcaatattacagatttgtaacaatataaacgtaactcaaaaacacaaagatttaaatatctgaaatttggtataagtcCTTGAGACAGTTGTAactctatatcaaatttttatttctagggGTCGGAAAAGAAGGGAGAGGGgaaaagacgtccaaaataccTATTCAATTTTTCTGGTACTTATGTTTTAATCGCATGCTAATCAGCAATTCTCAAAGAAAATTTCCGAAGTTGGCACCTTAGATTCACGTCTaagatcgatatttcgtaacCAATGTTCAACAATGTCATACAATTCTTTATCATATTACGAAGCACCCAATTTTCTTGCCATTTAAATATGCGGGGGGGGGGACAAAAACTCTAGTATACGTAGTTTAAGAGGAAGCGCGATAATAATACTCACAtgttagttataataaaactagctgcctttggtgacAAGTCTGTTCGCCAAGATTTTTTGGGGTTTTAGGCTGTTAATTGTTAATATGGGGTGCATTTCTTCAATAAACATTTTAGCTTGTAATTTGATTCGACTAAAACAAGAATtgaaacatgaattcaattaaaatagtttactGCAAATTACCAAGTGCGTATATTACGAAAGCAGAAATCCTACTACTGATTAAATGAATGGCAAAATCACATGTTTGAATGTTTGATGGATAGTTTAAATTccattatagcatttaaaaaacattttttcggaCAGtgtataaaactaaattaaaaaatatcattaaaattaaataaaaaattgtatgaaaatcaaatttatataatggaaaaagtaactttttaaaacgTTAAGGTAATTCAAAAAGCATTTctatactataattatttttaaagatattggtATAAATTTTCGTAggcaagtcataacgattacggctagacttaagtttaataAATAGACATCAAAATTGGAAATGTTTGGAGCGATTTCTGGCCAAATATAAtcgtgaaaattttttattgcaactatAATAGTCGTTTGTGAgtagtatatttttgatataaacccacatttgcagatttttagaaagtttttggaCGATTGGCACGATTTTGACGTGCTTGGCGAGAAAtcgtacattaatcttaagtcgtACCCCGATTTCTTATCAGGcaacggttaagcctatttttgcgcttgattaaagtttttatttttaagcctatttcttcatttcttttatatcttctttcctctgactgaaagTCCTCTTCGGTGACATGACGAATTATCTCCGGAACTCTTCTAATAGTATTTTGAAGCtccattaattagataattaaattatttgattcagTACAGAAGTAAAAATGTCCAATGAACGAAACATCCTGAAATTcttatgatattttgtttatatatggcTGTTGCCAATCGCcaattagtaataagctcgatttctgtgccacgtacgttagcgttttatatatatatagataacaATACTTCCTGGTTTTTATCGATGGAAAAAAGCATAGCAAATAAATGCGACATTTCATCATTACCtgaaaaaatagtatattaaatgaatggatatatttataaacacggaatttttttattaacataaaaaattaactccttctaaaccattttttcaaaattttccaaacaAGCACAATGGGTTTTAAATAAGGTAtcgattattatttcttttttttctttattacgcACATGAAAAACTGCATTTTgattttaacccttatcgtggcaaaattgcttttttgaagaaaagcaaaaaaaaaaaaaaaaaaaaaaatgtatataggtagcttattttatatatatttttttatattttatatatattttttatattttatatatattttttatattttatatatatttttattttatagtggtagtatatttttataaagttgtatgtatggtatacaatataaaatgaacataagggttaagaaaaaaatattgaacaaatttaaCAGAGATGaaagtgttttaataattaaaatgtgtcCTTAAAGGGTCTATTAATTTTTGCTACTTTCTGTATTTTTgccatttacatttatttgacaaataatattgaaattgtgGAGTGTattaatacaaacaaaataaataaatacaattcgcATACTTTtacaactaaataattttttttctacgtaTATCGAAAAATCGGCAGGAATTTATTGACATTATGAAGCTATGATGATTAGGAATTAATCGACCCAAGAACGAAGAGTAATGATGATTAGGAACTTAATATCTAgtaatgaaagtaatttaaagtGGATTTACATCTGGCCAGTAAGACAACGTATATGCAGAAAAGGGCTACTATATGTTTGccataatttcataagatagattcaggcattccatgcttggctataaattgccgtccctaaatttctctttttcactgcttatcgtattaaaatgatggatatttacacaaagaaacatagtaaaataaaaataaaaagtcaacatacctaaatttggaaaactatagaaagaaatgcaaataaattataaaaaaacacctCGTATGAggaagaacaaagagcaaaaaatgtcagaattaatctatgataagtgattaatattttaatcccaAATACTACAAACGCAAAcgcagcaagaaaaaaaatacatgttgtTCCTTCGGGACAGGCACTTGCCATGGATCGAACatcatttttcagcctttctacgcatgcgctg is part of the Argiope bruennichi chromosome 10, qqArgBrue1.1, whole genome shotgun sequence genome and harbors:
- the LOC129987549 gene encoding cilia- and flagella-associated protein 58-like, with translation MDKKRRTPKLDEMDSNELKFAINALRDLIKESASSKQRKIFEDIQKTLEKAIEKERRLNAKCLRLQSEIAANTSKIKAAIQLSEEDKNTIDTLKEELEKAWNIADELRMERCKNMDSDRFSESDRHSHRDSMYGSTLSLQKTRQDMEDAKKKWTSEKKSLQNEIEIQRKASQNLKAEIKQLQQQIKNMDSILSKKNEEIKQLETNFKVIEEMNEDKELELTKKERVIEELMKENELKTAEVEQMEKEILETRNNRSLAENIDTEKNLSEIKQKKKVKNGCEKQCKTLKEEANKNMKTLEELEKVRNRHVSVIGKLEKENCKLEKELATVEHCKYPEKIKNLENNLATIKKELEERENRLKETNEEISKIRTETKEFSKHLTDTLNIIKSIHTSCDVFRETNFEFCDGKIFSLKNNIHWLILDLKEKIKDLVESYKEITMQKYKLADEVESLKSERHPRKEKESKWTETEDIYFDEEQSNNERAGTLSDDEMSDVNITVLETDLEFKEIDKEIEKSNEEAGIIYFVAKPGVTNSASDQHPAELIIKQSSQ